Within the Elusimicrobiota bacterium genome, the region GAGAATTTCAGCGAGGCCGTTCACCACCTCGACCGGCTTTCAGCAAACCTGCGATGAAATTGGCTATGCAGCACGAGCAGCAGGCGATGAAGCTTTTAACGGGATGGGGGTACCATTGTCGGCAACCGAACAGCCAAGCGCAGGATCGGCAACCGCAGAGGTCGCTATGAACACGCCTGAATCCGTTGAAGATCTGATCCCCGATGAACCGTTGTCGTCACCTGGTCGTACGCTCGATCGGGTGCATGCGGCGATCCGGGGCGAGTTCGACGCTGACCAGCTCGAGTCCGACGAGGAACGACTGTTTATGGACCTGTTCGCGCAGTACTTGGCCCAGCCCAATGCCGAGAACGATGCGTTCGTCGCCAAGATGTACGCCGAAGGCGGCTATGTGGGTGAGGATGAGCAGGGGCGATTAGTTCGCACGTTGCCCGGTGGTGGTGTCGAAGTGATCGAGCCGGGTAGCTGACGCTATCTCAGGACTATGAGCGCAAACATTACACCACGCCATCCGCTCTTCCAGAGCGCACTTGATGCGATCCTGGTGGGTGCCGCTGACTACGTGTCCGTTGAGCACGAGCGATCAGCGTCAGCAGTACGAAATCTAACTACGGGTTTATTGTTGCTTTGCAAGGAAAAGTTGCGGCGAATGTCGCCCTATGACGACATCCTAATCTACCAAAATCTGATGCCCGCACCAGACGGATCCGGCGGCCTTTGCTTTGTCCGTGATGGCGATAAAACGGTTGACCGTGCGAACATTGAGAAACGCTTCAAGTCGTTTGGCGTGATTGCTGATATGAAAAGCTTGGAGCGTGTTGTAAGAGTTCGCAACACTCTTGAACATCACTATATGCCAGAAGGTATGGATCCGGTGCGCGGCGCGTTCGTCGATGGCTTTCGCTTTCTGACTTCTTTTCTTCCAGATCACCTTGATGTTGTCGCCGCAGAAGCATTGGGCGAAGAAGTATGGGAGATGATGCTAGAACAGCGTGCCA harbors:
- a CDS encoding zinc ribbon domain-containing protein, with protein sequence MSANITPRHPLFQSALDAILVGAADYVSVEHERSASAVRNLTTGLLLLCKEKLRRMSPYDDILIYQNLMPAPDGSGGLCFVRDGDKTVDRANIEKRFKSFGVIADMKSLERVVRVRNTLEHHYMPEGMDPVRGAFVDGFRFLTSFLPDHLDVVAAEALGEEVWEMMLEQRAIYLSMMEVCRQTLQYINWDVAPSTMQELLISRGCSNCSSQLLRQLDPSNGDPFSIELKCDACRVQAQVGDWMAEVIPLYYASAAYLSMTDGDPIPYETCPECDRSTYAFDEGQCFACGFKLPANQCGRCGEGLTLDDYALESKFCGYCRHLLEKADRDD